Below is a genomic region from Paenibacillus rhizovicinus.
GATGTACGCCTGCGCGCAGCCCTTCGAGCTCTCGGATTCAAAATCGATTTTATAACCGATTTCCCAGTAGTCCGCCTGCCGCAGCGGCTGCGCGGCGATGTCTTTCATGCTGCAGCCGGGTGCGCCGTAGATCGGCAGATCCGCGTCATAAGCGGCCGGCGAGAGGCCCGGAATCATATATATCCCGATTTTCTGCCCGTTATGATGGACGTAGTCGATCACGTTCTGGAAACCGTCCGGGTACAGCTGCGTGCTTGGAATCGGCCGGCCGTATTCGTCCATGCCGCCGTTCCAGCCGGCGTCGATGTTGATATAGTCGTAACCGTGCGACTGCAGCTTCTCGTGCATCGCGTCGGATTGCGCTTTGATCTTGGCGGCGGACGTCCAGTTGCCCGACGGGCCGTCGTACACTTGCAGGCTGTAGCTGCTCCATCCCATATACGGCTTCTGCGCCAATCCGTTGTCGGCTGCCTCGGCAACCTGCTTCGGCGGCACGAAGCCAAACTGGCCGGCGGCAAGCGAAGCCAGCAGCAGCCCGAATCCGATTCTCCTCATGTTACGTTTCATTCCAACATCTCCTTTGCAGCGTTAATAATCATTAGCGTGCTTCCTGAAGTCGAATAAGTTCTCTTGGTGCCGACTGCAGCCCGATCGCGTCGCGAATACCTCAACACGCCTGTGCTCGTTTTCTTGCGTTCACTACGGATTCCCCCTGCCATACTTGAAATTGAAATGCCTGTTCGCCAGCCTTGGGCAAAAGAAAGGCGTTCTGGCAAGCCAGAACGCCCCGCGCTCCCGTCAACTTACTTTTGGTTGGATGCGTCGTATGCCTTTTGCAGAATTTCCAGGTAACGATCCAGCTTCAGCCCCTGCAATCCTTTCACATAAGCGTCCCAATCTTTGTTCAGATCCTTGTTGCCCGTAATGAATTGCAGCTCGTTCTGCTCGATATAGTTCTTGATGTTCGTTTGCAGCATGCTCGCTTCGTCCATTTCGGTCGGGTCGATCCAGACCGACCATGCCGGGAACAGTTCTTTCGGTTCATGGCCTTGGTAAAGCAGCGTTGCGTTGTACAGACGGCGCTCATAGCCGGCCGAGTTGTAGATATCCGTCGATTGCACGAAGCTGTCGCGGTATGCTTTCGGCATATAGAAGTGGGCTACGCCGCTCCAGCTTGCATTATGCGGCGCATCGCCTTCTTTGGCAGGAATCGGTTTGAATTGCGCCGTTACGCCTTCGCCGAGGGCAACGTCGTCCGGACCCGGTTTCTCCCAGTCGATGCCTTCCATGCCCGACGCGCCGTTCGTTTGGCCTTCCGGCGTGAACATGTAGTCGACCAATTTGATGAGCGCGATTTGCGCTTCTTTGCTGGCTTTGTTCGTGATAACGAATTTCGCGCCAGGCGCTACGCCGCCCGCGTCATGCGTCGCGTATTGCGCATGCGGTCCTTGAAGAGGCGCAACCGGATTGTAGTCTTTGGAATACTTATTCCCTGCGTCGATGTTGACGAAGATGGCAGGGTGCATGCCCGCGCCCGCGCCGAGAATTTGCGTATCCGCGTTCTCGCCGATTTTCTTGAACGCTTCCGCGTTTTGCGTGAAGGCGCCCGGATCGATAAGCTTCTCGTCGTACAGCGATTTGATGTACTGCAGGCCTTCTTTCCATTCCGGCGTAGTCGCAGCCGAGATGACTTTGCCGCCCGACAGGTTCAAGTAGTTGCGGTCGTCGTCATAGACGAAGCCGTTCATCAGGAACGGAACGACGCGTACGCCGAAGTCCTCGACGGAACCGCTGAGCGGCACTTCGTCGGCTTTGCCGTTGCCGTTCGGGTCTTTCGTCTTGAACGCTTCAAGCACCTTCTTGAATTCTTCGGTCGTCGTCGGCATTTGCAGGCCGAGCTTGTCGAGCCACGTTGTGTTCAGCCACATTTTGTTCGGGTACGAGCAGTGGAAGCACTGCGCGTAAGCGACCAAGCCGTAGATGTTGCCGTCCGGCGCCGTGCTGAAGCTTTTCAGCTCCGGATCGGTTTCCATCGCTTTCTTGATGTTCGGCGCATATTGGTCGATCAGATCGTTCAGCGGCACCAGTACGCCTTGCTTGCCGTATTTCAGCACGTCGGCTTGCGAGAACTGGTCGATGTAAGCAGGCAGCATGTATGCATCCGGGTAGTCGCCGCTCGCGAGGGAGATTTGACGCTTCTCTTTGGCGCCGTCCGACGCGTTCAGCTCCCAGTTGATTTTCATATTGAATTTGTCTTCGACGAACGTCGTGAATTTGTTCGTCGGCAGGTCGATGCCCGACTCTTGGATGGAGAAAATTTTGACCGGCGTCGGGTCGGCCTTCGCCGCCGTATCCGTTCCGCCGTTACCCGCAGCTTGCGTAGCGTTGCCGTTGCTGCCCGCATTGGCCGTATTGGCCGGTTTATTGCTATTGCCCGAGTCGTTGCTTCCGCAAGCTGCCAGGATCATGCTGCAGGCGGCAAGGATGGCTACTGCGCTTCCGATTCTCTTTTTCAACTTGATCGCTCCCTTTTTGTATGTTCGTTGCATTTGAATGATGGCTGGCCTAACCCCCACACTACATACCTATCTCCCCTCTCAATGACGGTTCCCCGAGGCTGTCGGCCCCTATGAATAATCAGCCCTTCACCGATCCGACCAGCATCCCTTGCACGAAGAAGCGCTGTACGAACGGGTAGATCATCAGGACAGGCAGCGTGGCCACGACGATGAGCGCATATTTGAGCAGTTCCGCTTGCTGCTGGTGCTCCACCATCTTCGAAACGTCCATGGCGCCGGAGTTGTTCTGGATAATAATGCTGCGCAAGATGAGCTGCAGCGGGAACAGATCTGCCGACTTCAGGTAAATCAGCGCATCGAAGTACGCATTCCATTGGCCGACCGCGTACATCAGCACGAGTACCGCGATGATCGGCTTCGACAAAGGGATGACGACGCTTCGCATGAAGCGCACGTCGCTGCAGCCGTCGATCTCGCTCGCTTCGATCAATTCCTCCGGAATGGATGCCTGGAAGAAAGACCTGGCGATAAGGACCTGCCAGACCCAAATCGCGTTCGGAATGAGCAGCGCCCAGCGGGTATTGATCAGATGCATGCTCTTGACGACCAGGTAGGTCGGGATGAGACCGCCGCTGAAAATCATGGTGAACGTGATGATCATCGTAATCGCGCCGCGTCCGAAGAAGGATCTCCGCGACAGCGGGTAGGCCAGCATGACGGTCAGCGCCACGCTGATGAACGAGCCGGCAGCCGTATAGAACAGCGAGTTGCCGTAGCCGGACATGATTTGCGACGATTTGAAGATCGTTTCAAAGCCAGCGAACGAGATATCCACCGGCCACAGCCACACTTTGCCGGAACTGACGGCCTGCGGGCTGCTGATTGAGCTGCTTATGATATAAATGAGCGGATAGAGAACCGCGATCAGCACGAGCGTCAGTATCGTGTACACGACGAACATGAAGGCGCGGTCTCCCGTCGATTCTCGGATCGTTCTTTTCATGGTTGCCATGCGTTTCAAGCTCCTTCTACCACAGACTGTTATTCGAAAACCGTTTGGCGAGCCCGTTGACGAGCACGAGCAGAACCAGATTGATCAGCGAGTTGAAGAGTCCAACCGCCGTCGCGAAGCTGTAATTGGCGTTAAGCAAGCCGATGCTGTACACGTACGTCGAGATAATGTCCGAATTGGCCATGTTGAGCGGATTTTGCAGCAGGTACACTTTCTCGAAGCCGATGGCCATGATATTGCCCACGTTCAGAATGAGCACGATGACGATCGTCGGCAGAATGCCCGGCAGGTCGACGTTCCAAATCTTCTGGAACCGCGATGCGCCGTCCACTTTCGCCGCTTCGTACAAGGTCGGGTCGATGCCAGCAAGCGCAGCCAGATAGATGACCGCGGAATAGCCGGCCGTCTGCCAAATGTCCGACCAGACGTAGATCGAACGGAACATCCCCGGTTCGCCAAGGAAATTGATCGAGCCGAAACCGAGATGATTAAGCATGATGTTCACGAATCCGAGCCGCGGCGCGAGGAACAGCATGATCATCGACACCATGACGACCGTCGATATGAAATACGGCGCGAACGTGACGAGCTGGACAAGCTTCTTGAATTTATTGCTCCGGACTTCGTTCAACATCAGCGAGAGCAGGATCGGTATCGGAAACCCGGCCAGCAGCAGGTAGCCGCTCAAGTACACCGTGTTCTTGATTAAGGTCCAGAAGTTCGGATTATCGAAGAACAGCTTGAAGTTCTTCATGCCGACCCACGGGCTGCCCCAGATCCCTTTGATGACGTTGTAGTCCTTGAATGCCAGAACCGCGTTCAGCATCGGGTAATACTTGAAAATAATGAAATACAAGAGCGGCGGCGTCACGATCAGATACAGCTGCCAATGTTTGACGAAGCTCTTCATCGCCACGCTCGACAGCCGCTGCTTCTTCCGCTTGCCCGAAGTTTGAGTCGGTTTTTCCAATGCCAATTCAGCGTTCAAAACAATCCCTCCCAGGTCCTTGCCATGTTGCATGACAGCGCTTTCCACATGACCGATCATAGCCCCCGGCGCCGTACACCGGATAGGTACATTTGGGGTTTTCAGCGTACATTTCCCCCGTTTTCCGGGGGACAATTGCCCGTGAAACGGCCACTTTCAGCCGTTTTCACGACAAAACGGCCAACCCTGCCCCATGAGGCGAGAATGGCCGTCGCATGGGACGATCCGGTGAGGCAAGCGGCATGCCAGATAAGCCGGGGCCCCGGCTTTCCATGCCTTACCGCTTTTAATTTGTAGGATGTCGCAGCGAAGCGAAGACAAGCTGCGGCCCCTTCCCGGCTGGCCATGATTGAAATGGAGCGACAGCAAAAAGTATGATGGCCTGTGCTCTGCATCGATCGCAAAGGAAGAATGGAGAAGCGATGGAACCCACCGGCTCTTGTACTGGACGCCTTTGCCAGACATAGAGCCGGTTGTTCGTTCACTGCTCCCGACTGTACGAGCTGGGGGATCCAAGTAAGTTTGATTTCACTCGCCAAAATCGCCAAAATACATTTTGTTGGAATTGTTGGATTTGTTGCTTTTTTCGGTTATACTAGAGTTATAAATCATAGTTTTCTAGGAGAGAGTTAATTATGTACTTGGAGTCTAAAGAATGGTCGGTAATTACATTGTTGGAGGAGAGATACCCGCAAGAAGCACGTGATGTATTCAAAGCCATGGTAGAACGTACATTTTTGAGAATGAGATTACCGGTCGACATTTTTAATCAGTACACATGGAAAATACCTTCTGCAGAAGTAATCAAACAGCTAGAACAGTACGATCATCTGATGAGCATGGCTTTAGAAAAGAAAAGAAAAAAAGAAGCCTTTTCGGACTTCATTACGTACTTGAACTATTTAGCTGATGTACTTCCAGTAAATTCGCAGGATATCTTATCGACCATATTAGCGGAGATGACTTCGCCGAAATCAACACCAGCACATATCATTAAATCGAGAAAGCTCATAAAGAATAAGGAGGTTGCAGCTGCAAGCGAATTTCTTACAACAGCACAGGTTGCCAAAAAACTCGGTCTTACCGATCAAACCATTCGCAGAATGTGTGAAAGCGGAAAAATTCAGGGTCAACGAACAGAAGGCGGACACTGGAGGATTCCGAAGCATTTATTCGTAACAACAGATGAACAAGATGAGATCACAGAAACGGTCCTAAAGCGTTTGGACCGAACCGTAGCAGAGAAGGCAGGCGTGGTGCAGGATGAATACGATCTCTCCTAGGATCCCTAGGGTCCTAATCGACACAACAAATTTACTTTCGGCGCTTCGCGTAGACGGTCACTGTCGCAACTTATTGCGCTTGGCGCGGTTAGGTACGATCTACGAACCGGTGATAACCAATGTTTGCTTGTGGGAGCTCTATCGCAATGCATGCGGCAAAGGCATTAAGGGATATGTCTACACATACGACGAAGTAGAAGAATTCTTAACCGCCTTTGTCTATCCTTTATTAGGTCGTGACGGGGCGGTTAATGGTCTCATCGGGCGGCACGATATTGAACTGGCTATTCGCGCAAATCGGCCGCTCGGTGAAACGCTGGTCACAATTACAGGATGTTCGGAGGAACAAGCACTCCACATTATCACTGGAAACGGCATGGAGTTACCGCTTGAAAAGTATGATGCACAGGACTTCCACGTGTGGGCCTCAGCCGTCGAACAACATGTCGATGCTATCCTCACGGCTAATACGAAACGATTTCCTTCACAAATCGGCAACATCCAGCGCGTAGATCCCCGAGATTTCTATACTTATCTAGGCATATAAGAAAGCGTTCTGAACGAACTAATTTAATTATCGATCCTACATAAGCAGCCGCTGTGAAAGCGGTTTTTTCTTTTGTCTGGAACCCCCTACCTCGGCGGCAGCCAGAAACAACACCCATGTGTTATAAGAAAAAAACATTAAGACTGAAGAATAGGTTCTACTCGTCAAACAAGAGGGATGTATCCATGTCTAAGTTGACAATTCTCTGTGTGTGAGCGATGGCTCCCTTGCAGTTAAAAAAGAATCCCGGCCGCCGAAGCGGACCGGGATTCCTCATTTCAATATTGCAATCAGACACTTATTTGCTGCGATTGTTGAGATACACGTCATACCCATGCTGCATGATGGACAGGTAGGTCGAGATCCCCATATCCTTCAGACCTTCCACGTAACCGTTCCAATCCGTGTCCAAGCTCTTGGCGCCGGTAATGAACTGCAGCGTGTACTGATCGATGTAATTCTTTAAATTCGTCTCCAGCACGCTGGCCTGCTCCGCATCGGCCGCATCCACCCAAACATCCCATGCCGGGAAGAGCTGCTTCGGCTCTTTGCCCGCATAAAGCTCCGTAGCCGCCTGCAGCCTTCGCTCGTACCCGTTCGGCGCATACATATCCGAGTCCTGGACCCAGCTGTCCCGGTACAGCTTCGTCATGTAGAAATGTCCCGCTCCGACCCAGCCGGAATTGTTCGGCTGTCCTTCCTTGGAGACGATGCTGGCGAACAGCGGCATCACGCCCTTGCCCAGCGCTTGCTCCCCGGGCTCCGGCTTGCGCCAGCCGATTCCTTCTTCGCCTTCTTCCGCATGAATCTGGCCGTCCATCGTGTACGTGTAATCGATCATTTTGATCAGCGCAACCTGCGCTTCGGGGGTCGCCTTGTTCGTGATGACGAATTTGGCGCCGGGATAGATGCCGCCCTCGTCATGCGTGGCGTACGATGCATGAGGACCCGTAAGCGGCGGAACCGGCGCGTAGTTCCGCGAACGGTCGCTTCCCGTGGCGTCGCCGGCGAATATGTTCGGATGCATCGCCGCGCCGGCCCCGAGAATGACCGCTTCCTCGTTATCCCCGAGCTTCTTGTACGTTTCCGCGTTCTGCGTGAAGGCGCCGGGATCGATCAGCCCTTCGTCGAAGAGCGACTTGATGTACCTCAGCCCTTCCCGCCACTCGGGCTTGTCCGCTGCCGTGTCGACCCGGTCTCCGGAGAGAGACAGATAATGGCGGTCATCGTCATATATAAATCCGTTCATGAGAAACGGCACGATATGGACGCCGAAATCCTCGGTCGAGCCGCTGAGCGGAATCTCGTCCGCCTTGCCGTTGCCGTTCGGATCCTGCGTCTTGGACGCTTCCAGCACCCGCTTGAAGTCCTCCGTCGTCTTCGGCATCGCCAGGTTCAGCTTCTTCAGCCAGACCGAATTCAGCCACATTTTGCTCGGATAGGAGCAGTGAAAGCAGTCGCTGTAGCCGACCAAGCCGTAAATGTTGCCGTCCGGGGCGGTATTGAGCTCCCGCAGAGAGGCGTTCTCTTGGAAGGCGGCCTTGATATGCGGCGCATACTTGTCGATTAAGTCGTTCAAAGGCAGGAAGATGCCCTGCTTGCCGTAACGCAGCTCCTCCGCCTTGGAGAATTGGTCAATGTATTCGGTCAACATGTACGTGTCGGCATAGCTGCCGCTCGCAAGCGAAATCTGCCGTTTCTCCTTGGCCCCGTCATAGGGGACGGTTTCCCACTCGAACTTGACGCCGTACGTACGCTCCAAATATTGCGAGAACCCGTTCGTCTGCAGGTTTTGCCCGCTTTCCTGCTGGGCGAAGACGCGAATCGGAATCGCGTCCGTCGCCGGTTTGGCCTTCTCCGGTAATTCGGCAGACGTCGAGGAGCATGCACTCAGCAGCACAACGGTGGCGAACAGCGATAATAGTAGACGAAGCTTCATGATACGCTCACTCCTTCCTTGCCTCTCCCGGCAAAAATATGATGAATGCTGCTTAAGCGGCGGGTGCTCATGGCAGGCGAGGCTGCCGGGTGCGGCTGACGTTCGGCCGGAGACCGAAAGCGACACGGCGTGCGGTTGGACGTTTGGCCGGAAGCCGAAAGCGACACGACGGCCGGAAGCTGCCCGGCGCCGGTCAGTCCAGCGACTGTCTGTAGGCGCTCGGCGCCACGCCCATGACGCGCTTGAACGCGCGCCGGAACGAGTGGGCGCTGTTGTAGCCGACCCGTACGGCGATTTCGTCCACGGTCAGCGACTTGTCCTGCAGCATCGCCGCCGCATGGTCCATCCGCACCTTCTCGAGATGATCGGATAGGTTCGTCCCCGTCACTTCCTTGAACAGCTGTGAAATGTATTTCTCCGGCCGTTCCGCTTGCTCCGCAATGCGATACAGCGTCAGCTCCGCGTCGGAATAGCGTTCCGCGACGAATTGCTTGATGGCCTCGACCGTCTTGATATGCAGGTCGTTCTTCTTGTTCGCGATCATGCGGCACATGGCCTCGATGATGCCATGCAGCTCGCTTCGGATCGCGTCGATCGAGCCGGTCAGTTGAATGTCCATGATATGCTGCTTGGCTTCCTCGAACCGTTCGGATTCCGAGAACGCCTTCTGATCCAGCAGCTTCAGCAGCGTGCCCTTCAGCTCGCCGACGAGCTGGTTGGCCATCTCCGGCGACAGCTCGCGCTCTTCCGTATTCTGCTGCAGGACGGACTGGACGATGCGTTTCGCTTCTTCCTCTTCCCCGGCGCGGACCGTGCTGATGAGACGAAGCTCCATGTCCAGCGGGTAGTAATACGTCGTGCTCTCCTGCCGGATGTCGGCAAACCAGAGGAAGCCCTTGCGCTGCATGTAGTCGGCGTAAGCCATCGTTTCCTTGGCCTGTTCGAAGGACCGGCTGACTTCCATGTCCGATGCGAAGTGATCGCCAAGCGAGCCGGTGACCGTGATTTTATACTCGCCGAACATGAATGCCGCGAACGGTTCAAGAAGCGCTTGGATGCCGGAACGGCCGGCGATGCCCGACGCCTCTTCCCCCTCGCCGGTCGGGAATATCGCAACCACGCGGTCCGAGCCGAAATCCGTCATGAGAATCCGGGTATCGACTTCGCGCAGGCTCTGCTTCAGAAGCAGCCTCGCGGCACTGAGCTCGTTCAGGATTTCCACCGTATCCAAGCCCGCATAGCCGTGGACGTGCAGGATGCCGACGAAGCCCTCTTGCAGCGCGAGTCCCGTGTCCGCTTGCGCGGCGGCGGCCTGAATCTCTTCGCGCGTCTGGAATTCCCCGGCGATCAGCCGTTTCAGGAAGGCATCGCGGATGAGCGGCACCTGCCGGTTCAACTCCTGCTCGAGCTCGCGGTTGCTCGTGATGATCGTCGCGATATTCCCCTGCAGGAAGTCGTACGCGTTGCGGCCGATCGGCGCGTCCTTGCCGAACTGTTCCCGCACGATGCCGAGCAGCCGGTTGATCGGCGCGCTGTTGCGCACCGACAAGAACCAGCCTGCGATAAGCCCGATCGCGAGCGCCCCGCCGGTGACCGACCAGGTAATATATTTGATGCGATTCGCGTTCTCCATCAGCGTCTTCCGCGGAATGCCCGCCCGGTAGATCCAGCCGGTGGAATCCGAGCGAATCGTAATGACGAGATCGTCTTTGAAGAACTGGCTCTGCTTCGATTTATCGAAGGCACTGTCCGCGTTCATCGTCTTAATGTCGCTCTCGCCGATGCCGTTCAAGCTGATGGCGTCGCCCGCTTCATTGCTCACGTAAGTCCAGCCGCCATAGCGGTCCATCACGCCGGACAATAGGCTCGCGATCGTCTTCTGGTCGATCAGCACGACGACCGCGGCCGGCGGCTGTTCGCCAAAACTATCGAGTGGAAGCGATTGCATATAGGAAATAACGGAGGTTTGCGAACCGTTCATCATGAAAGGTTTCAACGGCAAAATTTCGCGGCTGTGCGTCTTGTCCAGCACTTCCGACTGCCATTGGCCCAAATCCATCTCCGTGTAATGGTCGTTCTCGTAGTAATGCTCCGGCCTGAAATACGCGGATCCGGGCGTCAGCACGACGTTATAATTGCGCAGGTAAATATAATAGTTTTTCAGAAAATCATTCGTCTGGCCGAAAACCATGACTTCCTTCATGATTTTCCATATCCCGTACACGTTGCCGTCGTCGGTGCCCTTCTTCTCGTTCATCAGCACGTACAGATCCTGATTGAGCGCAAGCTGCCTCGAGAACCCCTCGACCTCGGCCATGCGCCGCTCCAGCATTTGCTGGCTCTTCTG
It encodes:
- a CDS encoding carbohydrate ABC transporter permease, whose amino-acid sequence is MATMKRTIRESTGDRAFMFVVYTILTLVLIAVLYPLIYIISSSISSPQAVSSGKVWLWPVDISFAGFETIFKSSQIMSGYGNSLFYTAAGSFISVALTVMLAYPLSRRSFFGRGAITMIITFTMIFSGGLIPTYLVVKSMHLINTRWALLIPNAIWVWQVLIARSFFQASIPEELIEASEIDGCSDVRFMRSVVIPLSKPIIAVLVLMYAVGQWNAYFDALIYLKSADLFPLQLILRSIIIQNNSGAMDVSKMVEHQQQAELLKYALIVVATLPVLMIYPFVQRFFVQGMLVGSVKG
- a CDS encoding extracellular solute-binding protein, which gives rise to MKLRLLLSLFATVVLLSACSSTSAELPEKAKPATDAIPIRVFAQQESGQNLQTNGFSQYLERTYGVKFEWETVPYDGAKEKRQISLASGSYADTYMLTEYIDQFSKAEELRYGKQGIFLPLNDLIDKYAPHIKAAFQENASLRELNTAPDGNIYGLVGYSDCFHCSYPSKMWLNSVWLKKLNLAMPKTTEDFKRVLEASKTQDPNGNGKADEIPLSGSTEDFGVHIVPFLMNGFIYDDDRHYLSLSGDRVDTAADKPEWREGLRYIKSLFDEGLIDPGAFTQNAETYKKLGDNEEAVILGAGAAMHPNIFAGDATGSDRSRNYAPVPPLTGPHASYATHDEGGIYPGAKFVITNKATPEAQVALIKMIDYTYTMDGQIHAEEGEEGIGWRKPEPGEQALGKGVMPLFASIVSKEGQPNNSGWVGAGHFYMTKLYRDSWVQDSDMYAPNGYERRLQAATELYAGKEPKQLFPAWDVWVDAADAEQASVLETNLKNYIDQYTLQFITGAKSLDTDWNGYVEGLKDMGISTYLSIMQHGYDVYLNNRSK
- a CDS encoding ABC transporter permease — encoded protein: MKSFVKHWQLYLIVTPPLLYFIIFKYYPMLNAVLAFKDYNVIKGIWGSPWVGMKNFKLFFDNPNFWTLIKNTVYLSGYLLLAGFPIPILLSLMLNEVRSNKFKKLVQLVTFAPYFISTVVMVSMIMLFLAPRLGFVNIMLNHLGFGSINFLGEPGMFRSIYVWSDIWQTAGYSAVIYLAALAGIDPTLYEAAKVDGASRFQKIWNVDLPGILPTIVIVLILNVGNIMAIGFEKVYLLQNPLNMANSDIISTYVYSIGLLNANYSFATAVGLFNSLINLVLLVLVNGLAKRFSNNSLW
- a CDS encoding helix-turn-helix domain-containing protein → MSRHSKIFRSFMISYIVILIIPSLAGYMSYRTSIAVTQSVSIENSVTQLQKSQQMLERRMAEVEGFSRQLALNQDLYVLMNEKKGTDDGNVYGIWKIMKEVMVFGQTNDFLKNYYIYLRNYNVVLTPGSAYFRPEHYYENDHYTEMDLGQWQSEVLDKTHSREILPLKPFMMNGSQTSVISYMQSLPLDSFGEQPPAAVVVLIDQKTIASLLSGVMDRYGGWTYVSNEAGDAISLNGIGESDIKTMNADSAFDKSKQSQFFKDDLVITIRSDSTGWIYRAGIPRKTLMENANRIKYITWSVTGGALAIGLIAGWFLSVRNSAPINRLLGIVREQFGKDAPIGRNAYDFLQGNIATIITSNRELEQELNRQVPLIRDAFLKRLIAGEFQTREEIQAAAAQADTGLALQEGFVGILHVHGYAGLDTVEILNELSAARLLLKQSLREVDTRILMTDFGSDRVVAIFPTGEGEEASGIAGRSGIQALLEPFAAFMFGEYKITVTGSLGDHFASDMEVSRSFEQAKETMAYADYMQRKGFLWFADIRQESTTYYYPLDMELRLISTVRAGEEEEAKRIVQSVLQQNTEERELSPEMANQLVGELKGTLLKLLDQKAFSESERFEEAKQHIMDIQLTGSIDAIRSELHGIIEAMCRMIANKKNDLHIKTVEAIKQFVAERYSDAELTLYRIAEQAERPEKYISQLFKEVTGTNLSDHLEKVRMDHAAAMLQDKSLTVDEIAVRVGYNSAHSFRRAFKRVMGVAPSAYRQSLD
- a CDS encoding type 2 periplasmic-binding domain-containing protein translates to MKKRIGSAVAILAACSMILAACGSNDSGNSNKPANTANAGSNGNATQAAGNGGTDTAAKADPTPVKIFSIQESGIDLPTNKFTTFVEDKFNMKINWELNASDGAKEKRQISLASGDYPDAYMLPAYIDQFSQADVLKYGKQGVLVPLNDLIDQYAPNIKKAMETDPELKSFSTAPDGNIYGLVAYAQCFHCSYPNKMWLNTTWLDKLGLQMPTTTEEFKKVLEAFKTKDPNGNGKADEVPLSGSVEDFGVRVVPFLMNGFVYDDDRNYLNLSGGKVISAATTPEWKEGLQYIKSLYDEKLIDPGAFTQNAEAFKKIGENADTQILGAGAGMHPAIFVNIDAGNKYSKDYNPVAPLQGPHAQYATHDAGGVAPGAKFVITNKASKEAQIALIKLVDYMFTPEGQTNGASGMEGIDWEKPGPDDVALGEGVTAQFKPIPAKEGDAPHNASWSGVAHFYMPKAYRDSFVQSTDIYNSAGYERRLYNATLLYQGHEPKELFPAWSVWIDPTEMDEASMLQTNIKNYIEQNELQFITGNKDLNKDWDAYVKGLQGLKLDRYLEILQKAYDASNQK
- a CDS encoding PIN domain-containing protein; the encoded protein is MNTISPRIPRVLIDTTNLLSALRVDGHCRNLLRLARLGTIYEPVITNVCLWELYRNACGKGIKGYVYTYDEVEEFLTAFVYPLLGRDGAVNGLIGRHDIELAIRANRPLGETLVTITGCSEEQALHIITGNGMELPLEKYDAQDFHVWASAVEQHVDAILTANTKRFPSQIGNIQRVDPRDFYTYLGI
- a CDS encoding helix-turn-helix domain-containing protein — protein: MYLESKEWSVITLLEERYPQEARDVFKAMVERTFLRMRLPVDIFNQYTWKIPSAEVIKQLEQYDHLMSMALEKKRKKEAFSDFITYLNYLADVLPVNSQDILSTILAEMTSPKSTPAHIIKSRKLIKNKEVAAASEFLTTAQVAKKLGLTDQTIRRMCESGKIQGQRTEGGHWRIPKHLFVTTDEQDEITETVLKRLDRTVAEKAGVVQDEYDLS